A window of Torulaspora globosa chromosome 8, complete sequence contains these coding sequences:
- the CUE3 gene encoding Cue3p (ancestral locus Anc_6.145): MYRRKPVEINGDVAEISLPVVKFPPFKLRALLIEKDPVVWLHCLETYVKYMDYLLLENNIEKVDEITYNNICHFVKSYLHEMAEEKAKVLSLGMNSDVTEVLNILKDRILNLLQRCGLLHLQVHGDSLWDLVKVYVDQKSSVVRALLDGSCKPSINTQKASLSRISQVQKGLKHLVESGGFTRVDLRAFEDLLSDTPLKTTPFAKRFLTASWLETLEVLWAKGRGRFSTFAKQLAIITLFSVSAEDISRTTKDMGLATLDTAELYPLLGSLLLSENLRQMKPALVSSLPQFNVNIEEIASPLDESALAAIAELFPHLTKHQLSYLLRQFEGSVEMATNAIFEDPSIIDAIPKQAPSETDHADENQTSEELAIHSSKKSYSSENASYGTVNQEVPDELRNRTLTRAMRLIYQADEDERDDTYDEAEVSRSVGKISIDDENENDSASNSSKTTVSEADRIEGFLWELLKEERSLFDRSTRGSKVRKWMKKETNWSDEQIEGWARMLEKSPQRARILEEKFMFRGNVKTGKTAYVKNRNDNEINNIRNDEEVQKVPKKSSTTPADKKRQHARNERKKSSKANHNRKAAHDKKLSR, encoded by the coding sequence ATGTATAGGAGAAAGCCTGTGGAAATCAATGGTGATGTTGCCGAAATCTCTCTGCCAGTGGTTAAGTTCCCACCCTTCAAGTTGAGGGCATTGCTAATTGAAAAGGATCCGGTCGTTTGGTTACACTGTCTGGAGACGTATGTCAAGTATATGGACTATCTACTGCTCGAGAATAATATAGAGAAAGTGGATGAGATCACATATAATAATATCTGTCATTTTGTCAAGAGTTATCTGCATGAAATGGCAGAGGAAAAGGCAAAAGTCTTGAGCCTTGGTATGAATAGCGATGTTACTGAAGTACTGAACATTCTGAAGGATAGGAttttgaatcttctccAGAGATGCGGACTGCTTCATTTGCAAGTGCATGGTGACTCTCTTTGGGATTTGGTGAAAGTCTATGTGGATCAGAAAAGCTCTGTGGTAAGGGCATTGCTAGATGGTTCGTGCAAACCATCAATCAATACTCAAAAGGCGTCATTGAGCAGGAtttctcaagttcaaaagGGTTTGAAGCATCTTGTGGAGTCTGGTGGTTTCACTAGGGTGGATCTTAGAGCATTCGAAGATTTGCTTAGCGACACACCGCTGAAGACAACGCCGTTCGCAAAGCGGTTTCTAACTGCAAGTTGGTTGGAGACTTTGGAGGTTCTGTGGGCGAAAGGCCGAGGAAGGTTTAGTACCTTTGCCAAGCAGCTCGCAATCATTACGCTGTTTTCGGTTTCAGCGGAGGATATCTCCCGTACAACAAAGGACATGGGTCTGGCTACATTGGACACTGCTGAATTATATCCGTTGCTGGGGTCCTTGCTCCTCAGTGAAAATTTGAGGCAAATGAAACCAGCTTTGGTCTCCTCGCTGCCGCAGTTCAATGTCaatatcgaagaaatcgctTCGCCGCTGGATGAATCAGCACTTGCTGCAATTGCAGAGCTATTCCCGCATTTAACTAAACACCAACTGTCATATCTATTGCGGCAGTTCGAGGGCAGCGTCGAGATGGCGACGAATGCTATTTTCGAGGATCCAAGTATCATTGATGCGATACCGAAACAGGCACCAAGCGAGACTGACCATGCTGATGAGAACCAAACCAGCGAAGAGCTTGCGATTCACTCATCGAAAAAATCTTATTCATCAGAAAACGCTTCATATGGTACTGTCAACCAAGAAGTGCCTGATGAACTACGAAACAGGACTTTAACTAGAGCTATGCGATTGATATATCAGgcagatgaagacgagCGTGACGACACTTatgatgaagctgaagtGTCCCGATCAGTGGGTAAAATATCaattgatgatgaaaacgaGAATGATAGTGCTTCCAATTCAAGTAAAACAACGGTCTCAGAGGCGGATAGAATCGAAGGATTTCTCTGGGAgttgttgaaggaggaaaGATCCCTGTTTGATAGATCTACGAGAGGTAGCAAGGTCAGGAAGTGGATGAAAAAGGAAACAAATTGGTCTGACGAACAAATTGAGGGATGGGCTCGTATGTTAGAAAAGTCGCCACAGCGTGCTAGAATTTTGGAGGAGAAGTTCATGTTCAGAGGAAACGTCAAAACGGGAAAAACTGCTTATGTCAAGAATCGGAATGATAATGAGATTAATAACATCCggaatgatgaagaggtgCAAAAGGTCCCGAAAAAGAGCTCCACAACGCCGGCAGATAAGAAGAGGCAACATGCTAGAAAcgagagaaagaagagtTCTAAAGCGAATCATAACCGGAAAGCGGCTCACGATAAGAAGTTATCTAGGTAG
- the NSA1 gene encoding ribosome biosynthesis protein NSA1 (ancestral locus Anc_6.144), translating into MRLIAGCSDNGSLKEVICDAGTDTSKKTALQPLSVKSSLLQGLKCSIDRICVISSRRMILGRNNGVLELVSIERTKHIDGEQENAEHGSKEGTTGAFEISKFEVIDSIAGMLDNSRLAPFYEKSKKRVRLSDGFVSICPLPGSNNEYFVATRSGLISIIQLGDNLKKLTKIGTLEVKAPLDFAQLCDTEPNEAGDYVFGYGGEENLVKLVRMKRDGSSLSQFWEAKNVKNDRLDLRVPVWPIGLKFLSAYSPSDADPSKPDYQFVVVTHWSHLAHYRTQHGRKPLAYKDLLPNREPLTALELIGEDITELGNLKVADFANFSFVTADLKHNVYKFDIDGKPIMKFGKSDITGASSFLGIYKQKYLLQGGLDRYIRIFDLATGSRLVKVYTGSKINSLVMLDSEEIGQIDDSGPKLAKRKSVVQDEETLIAQDDELWERLENNGGSVKKVKKARR; encoded by the coding sequence ATGAGATTGATCGCTGGTTGCTCGGACAACGGGTCTTTGAAGGAAGTTATCTGCGATGCGGGCACTGACACGTCAAAGAAAACTGCTTTGCAACCCTTGAGCGTAAAAAGCTCTTTGCTACAAGGCTTGAAGTGTTCCATTGATAGAATATGTGTGATTTCTAGTAGGCGGATGATTTTGGGAAGGAATAATGGCGTTTTAGAGTTGGTGAGCATAGAAAGGACAAAGCATATTGACGGCGAACAGGAAAATGCAGAGCATGGAAGTAAGGAGGGCACAACCGGTGCGTTTGAAATATCCAAATTTGAAGTTATTGACTCGATAGCGGGAATGCTTGATAATTCACGGCTAGCGCCCTTTTACGAAaagtcaaagaagagagtGAGACTGAGCGACGGATTTGTTAGTATATGTCCCTTGCCTGGCTCAAATAACGAATATTTTGTGGCTACTAGATCGGGACTTATCAGCATAATTCAGTTAGGGGACAATCTAAAGAAATTAACCAAGATCGGCACTCTGGAAGTGAAGGCTCCTCTTGATTTTGCACAGCTGTGCGATACAGAACCGAATGAAGCTGGGGACTACGTGTTTGGTTACGGTGGCGAGGAGAATCTGGTCAAGCTGGTGCGGATGAAGAGAGATGGGTCATCATTGTCGCAGTTTTGGGAAGCGAAGAATGTCAAGAATGATAGATTGGATTTGAGAGTGCCGGTATGGCCAATAGGCTTGAAATTTTTAAGTGCCTACTCTCCGTCAGATGCAGATCCGAGTAAACCAGATTATCAGTTTGTCGTAGTCACTCACTGGTCTCATTTGGCCCACTACAGGACCCAGCATGGAAGGAAGCCGCTTGCATACAAAGATCTGTTGCCCAACCGAGAACCTCTGACGGCACTGGAGCTAATTGGAGAAGACATTACGGAGCTAGGAAATTTGAAGGTTGCAGATTTCGCTAATTTTTCCTTCGTAACCGCAGATCTCAAGCATAACGTTTACAAATTTGACATCGACGGCAAACCCATAATGAAATTTGGCAAAAGCGACATCACTGGTGCATCTTCCTTCCTTGGAATTTACAAACAGAAATACTTGTTACAGGGAGGCTTGGACAGGTATATCCGTATCTTTGATTTGGCCACAGGCTCAAGACTCGTCAAGGTTTACACAGGTAGTAAAATAAACTCTCTTGTAATGCTCGAcagtgaagaaatcggACAGATAGACGATAGCGGTCCGAAACTTGCGAAAAGGAAATCAGTGGTTCAAGACGAGGAAACCCTCATAGCccaagatgatgagctctGGGAGCGTCTCGAGAATAATGGAGGAAGTGTAAAGAAAGTAAAAAAAGCCAGAAGATAA
- the ARC40 gene encoding Arc40p (ancestral locus Anc_6.143), which translates to MSVSHGKRSVLSAFKLVKAPIYSHCYSSDKSLLAITCDTNCFVYKLGGDGSSPKLVATLPDHDKTVTAVDISVHGRIVTCSQDRNAYVWEPLSDGSYKPTLVLLRINRAATSVCWAPNGYKFAVGSSARIIAVCYYEQENNWWVSKHIKKPIRSTINCLCWHANGILLGSGGTDGYVRVFSGFIKGLDSKDIMNGSPWGEKFPFGSLVKEWYQGSYIHDVQWRSGAEKIAYVSHDGLLNVADSVGQVETAQAPEGLPFRSLLWINDHEVLCGGYSCHPVMFTESSDGWKFSKNLDKPSRSSQAPTSPVDSGEDGDEQPSFGMSALRKFKELDLKGKVSSDEQESAHDNTIVQLRVYAESGGQVTQVSSCGLDGKIVLYAV; encoded by the coding sequence ATGTCAGTATCGCACGGGAAGAGATCGGTTTTGTCGGCTTTCAAGCTGGTCAAAGCGCCAATTTATTCGCATTGCTACTCCAGCGACAAGTCGCTATTGGCAATCACCTGTGACACCAATTGTTTCGTCTACAAACTAGGAGGAGATGGATCGTCACCCAAATTAGTTGCTACGCTGCCAGATCATGATAAAACAGTTACGGCAGTGGATATATCTGTTCATGGACGTATCGTTACGTGCTCTCAGGATCGTAATGCTTACGTTTGGGAACCTTTGAGTGATGGCTCGTACAAGCCTACCTTGGTATTGCTACGTATCAACAGGGCAGCCACGTCTGTGTGCTGGGCTCCGAATGGGTACAAATTTGCAGTGGGCTCCAGTGCTCGCATCATCGCTGTATGCTACTACGAGCAGGAGAACAACTGGTGGGTTTCCAAGCACATCAAAAAGCCTATCAGATCTACGATCAACTGCCTATGTTGGCATGCGAACGGTATCCTATTGGGGTCCGGAGGAACTGACGGATACGTGAGAGTGTTTTCTGGGTTTATAAAGGGTCTAGATTCGAAGGATATCATGAACGGGTCGCCCTGGGGTGAAAAGTTCCCATTTGGAAGCCTCGTAAAGGAGTGGTACCAAGGCTCCTACATTCACGATGTACAGTGGAGAAGTGGCGCAGAAAAGATCGCCTACGTTTCGCACGACGGGCTACTAAACGTCGCTGACTCCGTTGGCCAAGTGGAAACAGCGCAAGCACCGGAAGGCTTGCCGTTCCGTTCCTTGCTGTGGATTAACGACCACGAAGTGCTATGTGGTGGCTATTCCTGCCACCCGGTCATGTTCACAGAGAGCTCGGACGGCTGGAAGTTCTCCAAGAACCTCGATAAACCCAGCAGGAGCTCTCAGGCTCCAACATCGCCGGTTGACAGCGGCGAGGATGGCGATGAACAGCCGTCTTTCGGCATGTCCGCGCTAAGAaagttcaaagagcttGACCTGAAGGGCAAAGTCAGcagcgatgagcaggaGAGTGCGCACGACAACACCATTGTCCAGCTAAGAGTCTACGCCGAATCCGGCGGCCAAGTCACCCAGGTATCCTCCTGCGGCTTAGACGGTAAAATAGTGCTATACGCCGTGTAA
- the DAD3 gene encoding Dad3p (ancestral locus Anc_6.142): MREELSLLQQNVLERYQKLAEVLHSLDSTVKQFNDSSSENVSSEVVLQQIREIEVKIGLVGTLLKGSVYSLVLQRRQELERTLNS; encoded by the coding sequence ATGCGGGAGGAATTGAGCTTGTTGCAACAGAATGTGCTGGAAAGATACCAGAAACTGGCAGAAGTGCTGCATTCGCTGGACAGTACCGTGAAGCAGTTCAACGACAGTTCCAGTGAAAATGTGTCATCTGAGGTTGTACTGCAACAGATAAGGGAGATCGAGGTCAAGATAGGTCTAGTCGGTACTCTGCTGAAAGGAAGCGTGTATTCTTTGGTGCTACAACGAAGGCAAGAGCTCGAACGTACGCTAAACAGCTGA
- the TAF6 gene encoding TATA-binding protein-associated factor TAF6 (ancestral locus Anc_6.141), with translation MSNQQQSYTIWSPQDTVKDVADSLGIENTSEDVLKALAMDVEYRILEIIEQAVKFKRHSKREVLTTDDISKALRVLNVEPLYGYHDGSAVGSNVSFKKVNAVGGQTIYYLDDEEVDFDKLINEPLPQVPRVPTFTTHWLAVEGVQPAIIQNPNLNDIRISQPPIVRGAIVTALNDDSLQTSPAAAISLNEEKHSQHLSTVKPGQNIDVKPLVKHVLSKELQVYFNKVIAALTSKNDADENAQHMKSAALTSLRTDSGLHQLVPYFIQFIAEQITHNLSDLELLTTILEMIYSLLSNESIFLDPYIHSLMPSILTLLLAKKLGGTPTSDSPEEVSTMLEKTNALRDFAASLLDYVLKKFPQVYKSLKPRVTRTLLKTFLDTNRVFGTYYGCLRGVSVLESESIRFFLGNLNNWARLVFNEQGMTLDTIDENKSIKFSPQEKDLLVDTVINALVVLKGDLHDMYDGKDKEITAEDRKKLADRCGITIASRILKRDDARELIDAIFFGE, from the coding sequence ATGTCTAATCAGCAGCAGTCATATACCATTTGGTCGCCACAAGATACGGTGAAAGATGTGGCAGACTCGCTGGGAATAGAAAATACCAGTGAAGATGTTCTGAAGGCGTTGGCAATGGATGTGGAATATCGTATTCTGGAGATCATCGAACAAGCAGTTAAATTCAAGAGACATTCCAAGCGAGAGGTGTTGACGACTGATGACATTTCGAAGGCGTTGAGAGTGTTAAACGTGGAACCGTTGTATGGATATCACGATGGTTCAGCTGTTGGAAGTAATGTATCCTTTAAGAAGGTCAACGCCGTTGGTGGTCAGACGATTTACTATCTggacgatgaagaggttGACTTCGATAAATTGATCAATGAACCGCTACCGCAAGTACCCCGTGTTCCCACCTTTACTACGCATTGGCTGGCAGTGGAAGGTGTTCAGCCAGCGATCATACAGAATCCTAATTTGAATGATATCAGGATTTCGCAGCCACCGATTGTAAGAGGTGCTATAGTGACGGCGTTGAACGATGATAGCTTGCAAACATcgcctgctgctgcaatctCACTCAACGAGGAAAAGCATTCTCAGCATCTATCCACCGTGAAACCGGGGCAGAACATTGATGTGAAACCACTGGTAAAACatgttctttcaaaagaattgCAGGTCTACTTTAACAAAGTGATTGCTGCACTGACCTCCAAGAATGACGCTGACGAGAACGCCCAACATATGAAGAGTGCAGCCTTGACATCCCTGAGGACAGATAGCGGGTTGCATCAATTGGTACCTTACTTCATACAATTCATTGCTGAACAAATTACACATAACCTTTCCGATTTGGAACTTCTAACCACAATCCTCGAGATGATATATTCGCTACTCAGTAACGAGTCCATTTTCCTCGACCCATACATACACTCGTTAATGCCGTCGATTCTCACTTTGCTTCTAGCCAAAAAGTTAGGTGGCACTCCTACCAGTGACTCTCCAGAGGAAGTCAGCACAATGCTGGAAAAGACAAATGCATTACGTGATTTTGCAGCATCGCTACTCGACTAcgtgctgaagaagttccCCCAGGTTTACAAGTCATTAAAACCTCGCGTTACAAGAACTCTATTGAAAACCTTCTTGGACACCAATCGTGTCTTTGGTACTTATTACGGCTGTTTGCGAGGCGTTTCCGTCTTGGAATCCGAATCTATTAGGTTCTTCCTGGGAAACTTGAACAATTGGGCAAGATTAGTCTTCAACGAGCAGGGTATGACTTTGGATACTATTGATGAGAACAAGAGCATCAAGTTCTCTCCCCAAGAAAAGGATCTCCTGGTTGATACTGTTATCAATGCGCTTGTCGTTCTAAAGGGCGATCTACATGACATGTATGATGGAAAGGATAAAGAGATTACCGCTGAAGACAGAAAAAAGCTTGCGGATAGGTGTGGCATAACAATCGCAAGTAGGATACTGAAACGAGATGATGCGAGAGAACTTATTGATGCAATATTCTTTGGTGAATGA
- the SLD3 gene encoding Sld3p (ancestral locus Anc_6.140): MDGWQLLESIQRIPRTTSIDLTQPKAVQSSELAPDLLRKIGEYGTTFKHFFRDQTGNIYLLERYGTKYCVYWPANGFNFDDIQQESSQLRKTNNNIASKGWNTLQFEDMLELWREDQEKRSVDVPIKLNMQVTGTSAHHAKSYQNISLKDYLETKYYESLFFVHVPLAYFLKSNLERLKSMCRLASVQDSSKAYRECVRDMILENKHFDRRHEEDNIVKNHLSSSIAETKRNACLEKFEIVVQGETNRQDKNDLCLILRVREIKLQIILLLESIHIENLDMAFKDFDAKYSGRLKARSLNLTKLIPRRSRKKRSILSEKQKTEEGPDFCEQLDLYVDKLCILDVLLASEPVDTNTVANPIHELKRNMLSKNKEASSLGFVNYVLIPHFTSKTPYAIRFIIRKLKGPNLRNRKPSQRKDTTLEISGSSAGQTTKAPCTPLLRPQANSNTSSPRSSIGLRHQRSLIAEPTDLRSNSSMEELLEVNAAARRNLASLSRTTSDLTMNHLQKRQLSVTELSLQRAVSSSKDSANLMNDPFNPAFPSQQSFRRVGKRKELHQISRSASTAASDGEVNLVQVMGTPLKKDETPIKKRAKLHNIVESPINLQKSDANVETAPEQRHTSDKTSARRGPTNRRVRRKLFAP, translated from the coding sequence ATGGACGGATGGCAGCTGCTTGAATCAATACAACGTATTCCAAGAACCACTAGCATTGATTTGACTCAACCCAAGGCTGTCCAATCATCCGAACTGGCACCAGACCTACTGCGGAAAATTGGTGAATATGGAACCACTTTTAAACACTTCTTTCGCGACCAAACGGGGAATATCTATCTACTAGAGCGGTATGGAACCAAATATTGTGTTTACTGGCCAGCCAATGGtttcaatttcgatgaTATACAGCAAGAATCGAGCCAGTTGAGGAAGACTAATAATAATATAGCAAGCAAGGGTTGGAACACTTTGCAATTTGAGGATATGCTCGAGCTATGGAGGGAGGaccaagaaaaaagatcTGTGGATGTTCCTATCAAATTGAATATGCAAGTTACCGGGACTTCTGCCCATCATGCGAAGAGTTATCAAAACATTTCACTCAAGGATTACCTCGAAACAAAGTACTATGAGTCGCTATTTTTCGTTCATGTACCGTTAGCATATTTCCTCAAATCCAACTTAGAAAGGCTCAAAAGCATGTGTAGATTAGCTTCTGTCCAAGACAGTAGTAAAGCCTACAGGGAATGCGTAAGAGATATGATCCTGGAAAACAAGCATTTCGACAGGCgtcatgaagaagataatATAGTGAAAAATCACCTATCCAGTTCCATTGCAGAGACTAAACGAAACGCTTGCCTCGAGAAGTTTGAGATAGTGGTTCAAGGAGAAACTAACCGCCAGGATAAAAACGACCTCTGCCTAATACTGAGAGTGCGTGAGATTAAGCTGCAGATTAtacttcttttggaaagtATTCATATCGAAAATCTAGATATGGCATTCAAGGACTTTGATGCCAAGTATAGTGGAAGGCTCAAGGCAAGATCGCTAAACTTAACGAAACTGATACCACGAAGGtccagaaagaagagatcaatcCTTTCAGAAAAGCAGaagactgaagaaggacCCGATTTTTGCGAGCAATTGGATCTCTATGTGGATAAACTCTGTATTTTGGACGTTCTACTTGCTAGTGAGCCTGTTGACACGAATACCGTAGCAAATCCAATCCACGAGCTTAAACGAAATATGTTGAGCAAAAATAAGGAAGCCTCATCTCTAGGCTTTGTAAACTATGTCTTAATACCGCATTTCACAAGCAAAACTCCATATGCCATACGGTTCATTATCCGAAAGCTCAAGGGTCCCAACCTGAGAAACCGAAAGCCATCACAAAGAAAAGATACAACCCTAGAAATCAGTGGAAGTTCTGCTGGACAGACTACCAAGGCCCCATGTACTCCTTTATTGCGTCCACAGGCGAACTCTAATACCTCTTCGCCCAGGTCTTCGATCGGGCTTCGCCATCAGAGGAGCCTAATAGCAGAGCCTACAGACTTGAGGAGTAATTCAAGTATGGAGGAGCTTTTAGAGGTCAACGCAGCCGCCAGAAGAAATCTTGCTTCTTTATCTCGAACCACGTCAGATCTAACCATGAATCATTTGCAGAAAAGACAACTTTCGGTCACTGAGCTTAGCTTACAAAGAGCGGTGTCATCTTCCAAGGATAGTGCTAATTTGATGAATGATCCCTTCAATCCCGCTTTCCCTTCCCAACAATCTTTTCGCAGAGTTGGCAAGCGCAAGGAACTGCACCAAATATCTAGATCAGCTTCGACAGCTGCAAGTGATGGCGAAGTTAACCTTGTCCAAGTTATGGGTACgcccttgaagaaagacGAAACTCCTATTAAGAAAAGGGCTAAGTTACATAACATCGTTGAGAGTCCTATTAACCTTCAAAAAAGCGACGCAAACGTCGAGACCGCTCCAGAGCAACGACACACCTCAGACAAAACATCGGCTCGACGGGGACCAACCAACAGAAGGGTGAGAAGAAAACTTTTCGCACCCTAG
- the PBP2 gene encoding telomere maintenance protein PBP2 (ancestral locus Anc_6.139), translating into MSSVDGHGVTSPNMLKRKKEDCAEEQLEAEIKRVALEDDTELAVLEKDNGATEAIDGKEAELSSVDEKEDRESVSRHVHLRMLCLVKQASMIVGHKGENISNIKAATSTRINVSDNVRGVPERVVYVRGTCENVARAFGMIVRSISDRHGDAMFDENKVLHTVNLLISHHLMGCVIGKHGSRLREIEVLSAARLSASPQQLIMSNDRILSIVGVADAVHIATYYVGQTIMNSSESFKAKKAIFYQPSPVYSVLVNGASHVGFVHQKHHQYHPTDKYTSSRNNKRVSRSSPMTTPQSLPSTGSGSPAIYTAAAANATAFTPKFTIPNVRIVDESVATATAHMMTIMEQEIYIDENFVGNIIGKDGKHINSIKEATGCSIYIADPVSGSPERRLTVKGTPMGSQAAIMLISNKIEIDKVNKERKK; encoded by the coding sequence ATGTCCAGCGTTGACGGTCATGGAGTCACATCTCCCAATATGCTGAAGCggaagaaggaagattgTGCAGAGGAGCAGTTAGAGGCAGAGATAAAAAGAGTGGCCCTCGAAGATGATACTGAATTAGCGGTTCTTGAGAAGGATAATGGAGCCACTGAAGCTATTGATGGTAAGGAGGCGGAATTGAGCTCTGTAGATGAGAAGGAGGACAGGGAAAGCGTCAGCCGACACGTCCATCTGAGAATGCTGTGTCTGGTGAAGCAAGCATCGATGATAGTGGGCCACAAGGGAGAGAACATCTCGAACATCAAGGCAGCCACTTCGACAAGGATCAATGTCTCGGACAACGTGAGAGGAGTGCCCGAACGGGTGGTGTATGTAAGGGGAACTTGCGAGAACGTTGCCAGGGCATTTGGGATGATCGTCAGATCGATAAGTGATAGGCATGGGGATGCGATGTTTGATGAGAATAAGGTATTGCACACGGTTAATCTGTTGATCTCGCATCATTTGATGGGGTGTGTGATCGGCAAGCATGGGTCGCGTCTGAGGGAAATCGAAGTATTGAGCGCTGCCAGGTTGTCGGCGTCTCCGCAGCAGCTGATAATGTCGAATGACCGCATATTGAGCATTGTGGGTGTCGCGGATGCTGTACACATTGCCACTTACTACGTCGGGCAGACCATAATGAATAGCAGCGAGAGCTtcaaggccaagaaagcgATTTTTTATCAGCCCAGTCCAGTGTACTCAGTGCTGGTGAACGGAGCCTCGCACGTAGGGTTCGTACATCAAAAGCACCATCAATATCATCCGACAGACAAGTACACAAGCAGCCGCAACAACAAAAGAGTGTCAAGATCATCGCCGATGACAACGCCTCAGTCGCTTCCGTCGACGGGCAGCGGGTCACCGGCGATCTacacagcagcagcagcaaatgCTACTGCGTTCACTCCAAAGTTTACAATCCCCAACGTTCGTATTGTCGATGAGTCTGTCGCCACGGCAACTGCACATATGATGACAATAATGGAACAGGAAATATACATTGACGAGAATTTCGTCGGCAACATCATAGGGAAGGATGGGAAGCACATAAACTCGATCAAGGAGGCAACGGGATGCTCGATCTACATCGCGGACCCAGTCAGCGGGTCTCCGGAGCGCAGGCTGACAGTCAAGGGCACCCCAATGGGATCCCAGGCAGCAATCATGCTTATAAGCAACAAGATTGAAATCGACAAAGTAAATAAGGAGAGGAAAAAGTGA
- the SWC5 gene encoding Swc5p (ancestral locus Anc_6.138) has product MAVQADSSQKGQDVLDEEQYNEEEDEDFSPGLSKQSEQEDEDEEEAYQLEQEESGSVKKGTDGYDYSHIESESGGLIRTRRGRLLEEQLNAKRKYEGLQAGTISESVNDIWEELQQITHKRLKDRAFCGSVLADGGDMGRGSQQEEQILIKRDYKFAGEVFHEEKMVPISSSEAQEYLKSKSAEKDAEERLKAEANEQSRGLPDNEKDRRRLRRPLKRPPYLEQIIAGSLKPKLTTLEKSSLDWAAYVNKEGLTDELTLYNKDGYLAKQDFLNRVEMAKDDKYRELRQKQLAAQLQEQQ; this is encoded by the coding sequence ATGGCTGTTCAGGCAGATAGTTCTCAGAAAGGTCAGGATGTGCTTGACGAGGAGCAATACaacgaggaggaggacgaaGACTTCAGCCCAGGGCTGAGCAAGCAGAGTGAGCaagaggatgaagacgaagaggaggcTTACCAGCTGGAGCAAGAGGAAAGCGGTTCTGTGAAGAAGGGAACGGATGGGTACGACTACTCTCATATAGAGAGCGAATCGGGAGGTCTGATTCGGACCCGAAGAGGTAGGTTGCTGGAGGAACAGCTGAATGCGAAGAGAAAATACGAAGGATTGCAGGCTGGCACGATATCGGAATCTGTGAACGATATTTGGGAAGAGTTGCAGCAGATAACACACAAGAGACTCAAGGATCGCGCGTTCTGCGGATCGGTGCTGGCGGATGGCGGTGATATGGGGCGAGGAAGCCAGCAGGAGGAGCAGATACTGATCAAGAGAGATTACAAATTCGCAGGCGAAGTTTTTCACGAGGAGAAGATGGTCCCGATCTCTAGTTCCGAGGCACAGGAGTatctgaagagcaagagTGCCGAGAAGGACGCTGAAGAGCGTCTGAAGGCCGAGGCGAATGAGCAGTCCCGTGGTTTGCCAGATAATGAAAAGGACCGTAGGCGACTGAGGAGGCCTCTCAAGCGGCCGCCGTACCTGGAACAGATCATTGCAGGGTCTTTGAAGCCCAAGTTGACCACCCTGGAAAAATCGAGTTTGGACTGGGCTGCTTATGTTAATAAGGAGGGTCTTACCGATGAACTGACGTTGTACAACAAGGACGGTTACTTGGCGAAACAGGATTTCTTGAATCGTGTCGAGATGGCGAAAGACGACAAGTATAGAGAGCTGCgacagaaacagctggCAGCCCAATTACAAGAGCAACAGTGA